Proteins encoded together in one Epinephelus moara isolate mb chromosome 2, YSFRI_EMoa_1.0, whole genome shotgun sequence window:
- the bicra gene encoding BRD4-interacting chromatin-remodeling complex-associated protein isoform X1, with amino-acid sequence MDDEDGRCLLDVICDPEALNDFLHGSETHLDTDDLLDGSSDPSSSFFSTTGGHVPEVQPAAQLSANEPTGLPRVSVDLDFLEDDDILGGSPGGEGGSNGIGTNHEPCDILQQSLAEANITEQSLQEAEAELDLGSFGIPGLTQVVQTLPDASLSGAGGTAVGVGIGVGVGGAAAIFPGSAPSTTATPPNATADMLGSVLAQQGLQLQPQVMNKAISVQPFMQPVGLGNVTLQPISSLQALPNGSQSGHLGIGQIQVVGQPTVMTINQSGQPILAKAMGGYQLHQSGPEVSGAGSQAGLGGSGGGLLIQGNKATLGSPALNGPAVCVSSTNSSSGGTMTAPAGLVGFGSTTLSSGIGPQTQTQGQIMQNVIIQRTPTPIQPKPPQGGAIQPKLFKQQQQQQQPQPAPQPLQNDAHKALGLQQIPVSAAQNVAFLTGKPGSNVVLSTQATTQGPQFQQTLFKQQAAQPSGKPLSVHLLNQQGSIVIPSQTVLQGQNHQFLLPQLQAGGQILTQHPGGHIITSQGPGGQLIANQILTANQNINLGQVLTSQGHPGAAHILSGPIQLQPGQMGTPTLFQMPVSLAQSQSQTQTHSVSGHAQTVIQGMPIQNSLTMLSQVEGLSPAVSLQPALQPQPGGVPSSSSTGAATMAQGQPGECVTVLGSSTDQAAHPTQQHAPQSSILAMQPASSVSSATTVPSSSPSMSVSTSSSVTAVGLVPHQAQHSPGRLLFTNQGSSMILSPESLQMILQQEQHHQTENESTPSVGVPASVIVSSNSVTAPAPAVHDSQLTDSWVGQSHSPSPGPSHMTAVVKQVPSSGHQQSLKIQGMSPSPALTTHATAPPVADSPQPSPSPLTLSQQIQSPHHQQQSRPPSQPQPQSQTPSRSCTPSSHPQLFIVHNQMAESPQPAPQGQPQQTQPQQAHIQVQLQPQPRPASQPAPYQQDMPPMSQSPKPPPVPPAQHQFTAPPVSTSATAVVKAQAPIQGLTAEQQHHLQLVGAQIQTLSTITQPSLQQKQLLEKLHQVQQNILLQAKQSAQPQPQATSQFSSQQDVPVDKVVLASSASTGTPAQLPPVLQPTSVLVKTPATASSDLQVFSGAQGPAGAMVNQTVTPASLTQPAQVQPKPGVISSVGGMTLGKGGMQIQVLGASLTQMPALQPPAPVQTQTTTMKMPFSAEPSKEARMLEQLRKQQGSVLHPNYSAPFHSFEDTLHRLLPYHLYQGTANSSQDYQKVDDEFEKVSCHLLKRTQAMLDKYRYLLFAESKQRLGPSAEMVMIDRMFIQEEKIALSQDRILAKERPEEFVANVRMLESVVSSQQKSTAAETTSVSGGVAAAVSAPAPAAPALAPLSNIAPTPPPAPAPAPAPASAPVPAQAPAPPPAPSTTPFPPTKLVIKQGGGGASVSWSSSCPPPPAAAGRLAEPTSQSSSFSRAPVPSSSVSSSFNSQVADDDDALPQRTSKPPIKTYEARRRIGLKLKIKQDQTGFSKVVHNTALDPVHTPQPQQSSQSISQIQTQPQFEAAVPHPKAHSLSAPSTTVIRTQSPVCTASSASSVTTATTQCNPPLRGNVPPNAVPSSSTSSSHTWSLSTSSSSSTQMNGTLDHHEVGGVKHNSASTATPSQTTCRLPLRKTYRENVSPRVRPGVPGGGDESLSYPRPTPSPPRHEASSPPSERTVIGSMKVEKRGREASHTHTESSQETGRLGSAMQGLDGMDEVFNRGIKTTQGAKEKGEEHTDQETDVSKYKRASGKNRHRAGGTFRMDQHAPGPPSPESSFTRDSLLPAKRCKSDSPDMDNASFSSGSPPDDSLNEHLQCAIDSILNLQQEPSARGHHIKGGNSRSHQHQSQRPGGSAASSHRPSVPPSSSASSSSSLAQHPQVGGRGHNGSLVPQTQSR; translated from the exons ATGGATGATGAAGACGGCAGGTGCCTTCTAGATGTAATTTG TGACCCAGAAGCTCTCAATGACTTTCTTCATGGATCTGAGACCCAT TTGGACACTGACGACCTATTGGATGGTTCGAGTGACCCCTCCAGCTCGTTCTTCTCTACCACTGGG GGCCATGTTCCAGAGGTCCAGCCTGCAGCCCAGCTGTCAGCCAATGAGCCGACAGGCTTACCCAGAGTCAGTGTTGACCTGGACTTTCTGGAGGATGATGACATCTTGGGAGGATCCCCAGGTGGTGAAGGTGGGAGCAATGGCATTGGGACAAATCATGAGCCATGTGACATCCTGCAGCAGAGCTTGGCTGAAGCCAACATCACAGAGCAAAGCTTACAAGAGGCAGAGGCTGAGCTGGACCTGGGCTCCTTTGGGATTCCAGGCCTTACGCAGGTGGTACAGACACTACCTGATGCCAGCCTCTCTGGGGCTGGAGGCACTGCTGTTGGTGTAGGTATAGGTGTTGGTGTTGGGGGAGCAGCAGCAATTTTCCCTGGGTCAGCCCCGAGCACCACTGCTACTCCTCCTAATGCCACGGCTGACATGCTGGGGTCAGTGCTTGCTCAGCAGGGCCTTCAACTCCAACCCCAGGTTATGAACAAGGCCATTAGTGTTCAGCCATTTATGCAGCCTGTGGGCCTGGGAAACGTGACACTTCAACCCATTTCAAGTCTCCAAGCTCTTCCTAATGGGAGTCAGTCTGGACATTTGGGTATTGGACAGATTCAGGTTGTGGGTCAGCCTACAGTCATGACTATCAATCAGTCTGGGCAGCCAATCCTGGCTAAAGCCATGGGTGGCTACCAGCTGCACCAGTCTGGGCCAGAGGTATCAGGTGCTGGTTCTCAGGCAGGGCTTGGAGGCTCAGGGGGTGGACTTCTGATCCAAGGTAACAAGGCCACTTTGGGATCTCCAGCTTTAAATGGACCGGCTGTTTGTGTCAGCAGCACAAATAGCAGCAGTGGTGGTACAATGACTGCTCCTGCTGGGCTTGTGGGCTTTGGCAGCACCACTCTAAGTTCAGGAATTGGACCCCAGACGCAAACTCAAGGCCAAATCATGCAGAACGTGATCATCCAGCGCACACCAACACCCATTCAGCCTAAACCCCCTCAGGGGGGAGCCATCCAACCGAAACTCttcaaacagcaacaacagcagcagcagccacagccaGCGCCccaacccctgcaaaatgatGCTCACAAGGCTCTAGGGCTGCAGCAAATTCCAGTTTCTGCTGCTCAGAATGTAGCCTTCCTGACAGGAAAGCCAGGCTCTAACGTTGTCCTGAGTACTCAAGCCACAACACAAGGCCCTCAGTTTCAACAAACCTTATTCAAGCAACAAGCAGCACAACCATCTGGCAAGCCCCTCAGTGTACACTTGTTAAACCAACAAGGCAGCATCGTTATTCCCTCTCAGACAGTTTTGCAAGGTCAgaaccaccagtttctcctgcCACAGCTACAAGCAGGTGGGCAGATCCTGACCCAGCATCCTGGGGGGCACATCATAACTAGTCAGGGTCCTGGTGGACAGCTCATTGCAAACCAGATTTTAACTGCAAACCAGAACATCAACTTGGGTCAGGTGTTGACTTCACAGGGCCACCCTGGGGCTGCCCACATTCTCTCTGGACCCATTCAGCTCCAGCCTGGCCAAATGGGCACACCCACCCTCTTTCAGATGCCTGTCTCATTGGCTCAGAGTCAAAGCCAGACACAGACCCACTCTGTCTCAGGTCATGCCCAGACAGTTATACAAGGCATGCCAATCCAGAACTCCCTGACCATGCTTAGTCAGGTGGAGGGGCTGAGCCCCGCAGTCAGCCTTCAGCCAGCCCTGCAACCTCAGCCAGGTGGAgtccccagcagcagcagtacaggAGCAGCAACAATGGCTCAAGGCCAGCCTGGAGAGTGTGTCACTGTGCTGGGAAGCTCCACAGACCAGGCTGCTCATCCCACTCAGCAGCATGCACCACAATCCTCTATCCTCGCCATGCAACCGGCTTCCTCTGTGTCCTCAGCTACCACAGTACCCTCCTCTTCTCCGTCCATGTCTgtgtccacctcctcctctgtcacagCAGTGGGGCTGGTTCCCCATCAGGCTCAGCACAGTCCAGGGAGGTTACTGTTCACCAACCAGGGCTCCAGTATGATCCTGAGCCCAGAGTCTTTGCAGATGATCCTGCAACAG GAGCAGCACCACCAAACAGAGAATGAGTCAACCCCCTCTGTGGGCGTACCAGCGTCTGTAATCGTCAGCAGCAACAGCGTCACTGCTCCGGCCCCCGCTGTCCATGACAGCCAATTAACTGACTCTTGGGTGGGTCAGAGCCACAGCCCTTCCCCTGGCCCCTCCCACATGACAGCAGTGGTAAAGCAG GTACCCTCCAGTGGACATCAGCAGTCTCTGAAGATCCAGGGCATGTCCCCCTCACCGGCCTTGACCACTCATGCCACAGCGCCCCCAGTGGCAGACAGCCCCCAGCCTTCACCGTCTCCTCTCACTCTGAGCCAGCAGATCCAGTCACCGCACCATCAACAGCAGTCACGCCCTCCCTCACAGCCTCAGCCACAGTCTCAAACTCCCTCCCGCTCATGCACACCCTCATCTCACCCTCAGCTCTTTATTGTCCACAACCAAATGGCAGAATCCCCCCAACCAGCTCCACAAGGCCAGCCGCAGCAGACACAGCCCCAGCAGGCACACATTCAAGTTCAGCTTCAGCCTCAGCCACGGCCGGCCTCTCAGCCTGCGCCTTATCAACAAGATATGCCCCCGATGTCACAGTCGCCCAAACCACCTCCTGTACCACCTGCACAGCACCAGTTTACTGCTCCTCCTGTCAGCACTTCTGCCACTGCTGTGGTTAAAGCCCAGGCTCCCATCCAGGGCctgacagcagagcagcagcaccacCTGCAATTAGTAGGAGCGCAAATTCAGACCCTATCAACCATCACCCAGCCCTCACTTCAGCAGAAACAGCTCCTGGAGAAGCTACACCAG GTCCAGCAGAACATCTTGCTGCAGGCCAAGCAGTCGGCTCAGCCTCAGCCTCAAGCCACCAGTCAGTTCAGCTCCCAGCAAGATGTGCCTGTTGATAAAGTGGTGCTTGCATCATCAGCCAGCACTGGCACACCTGCTCAGCTTCCCCCAGTGCTGCAGCCGACATCAGTGCTAGTCAAAACTCCTGCTACAG CATCAAGTGACTTACAGGTATTCTCAGGAGCCCAAGGGCCAGCTGGAGCAATGGTGAATCAGACTGTCACTCCTGCCAGCCTTACTCAGCCTGCACAG GTTCAGCCAAAGCCAGGGGTGATCAGCTCAGTTGGAGGGATGACTCTCGGGAAAGGTGGGATGCAGATACAGGTGTTAGGAGCTAGTCTGACTCAAATGCCTGCTTTACAGCCCCCAGCTCCAGTACAAACTCAG ACAACAACAATGAAGATGCCTTTCAGTGCAGAGCCCAGCAAAGAAGCTAG GATGCTAGAACAGCTGAGGAAACAGCAGGGTTCAGTGCTTCACCCAAACTACAGTGCTCCTTTCCACTCTTTTGAGGACACACTCCACAGACTGCTGCCTTACCATCTCTACCAGGGAACTGCCAACTCTTCTCAAGACTATCAAAAAG TGGATGATGAATTTGAGAAGgtctcctgccatctgctgaaaAGGACCCAGGCCATGCTGGATAAGTATCGCTACCTGCTCTTTGCAGAGTCAAAA CAGAGACTGGGGCCCTCGGCAGAAATGGTGATGATTGACCGGATGTTCATTCAGGAGGAGAAGATTGCATTGAGTCAGGACAGGATTTTGGCCAAGGAAAGACCAG AGGAGTTTGTGGCAAACGTGCGCATGTTGGAGAGTGTAGTTTCATCCCAACAGAAATCAACTGCTGCTGAGACGACATCAGTGAGTGGAGGTGTAGCAGCTGCTGTATCTGCTCCAGCACCTGCAGCTCCTGCCCTAGCTCCTCTCTCAAATATTGCCCCAACCCCACCTCCTGCACCCGCTCCAGCTCCGGCTCCTGCTTCAGCTCCAGTTCCTGCTCAAGCTCCAGCACCTCCTCCCGCCCCCTCTACCACTCCCTTCCCCCCTACCAAACTAGTAATAAagcagggtggaggaggagccTCTGTGTCCTGGTCCAGCAGCTGTCCTCCgcctccagctgcagcaggcaggcTGGCTGAACCCACCAGCCAGAGCTCCTCCTTCAGTCGGGCTCCAGTACCATCATCCTCTGTCTCCTCATCCTTCAACTCACAAGtggctgatgatgatgatgcactCCCACAGAGAACCAGCAAACCGCCTATCAAGACCTACGAGGCTCGCAGGAGAATTGGCTTGAAGCTGAAGATCAAGCAGGATCAAACGGGGTTCAGTAAGGTGGTCCACAACACTGCCTTAGACCCAGTGCACACACCTCAACCTCAGCAGAGCAGCCAGTCCATTTCCCAGATTCAGACTCAGCCTCAGTTCGAAGCTGCTGTACCGCACCCAAAGGCTCACTCTTTATCAGCTCCTTCTACTACAGTCATCAGAACTCAGTCCCCTGTATGCACTGCTTCTTCTGCCTCATCTGTCACCACAGCAACCACTCAGTGTAACCCGCCACTGAGAGGTAATGTTCCTCCTAATGCAGTCCCATCTTCCTCTACCTCTTCCTCTCATACATGGTCGTtatccacctcctcttcctcctctactCAAATGAACGGGACATTGGATCATCACGAAGTGGGTGGGGTCAAACACAATTCTGCCTCCACTGCCACTCCCTCGCAGACAACATGTCGTCTCCCCCTTCGAAAAACCTACCGGGAAAATGTTAGTCCACGGGTCAGACCTGGTGTCCCAGGGGGAGGAGACGAGAGTTTGTCCTACCCCAGACCCACACCTTCACCCCCCAGGCATGAGGCCTCATCTCCTCCCTCAGAGCGGACAGTTATAGGCAGTATGAAGGTGGAGAAAAGAGGCAGGGAGGCttcgcacactcacacagagtcAAGCCAAGAAACGGGCCGTTTAGGGAGTGCAATGCAGGGGCTGGATGGAATGGACGAGGTGTTTAACCGTGGTATCAAAACCACGCAAGGGGCAAAGGAGAAAGGGGAGGAGCACACAGACCAAGAGACAGATGTAAGTAAATACAAGAGGGCAAGTGGGAAAAACAGACATAGGGCTGGTGGGACATTCAGGATGGACCAGCATGCCCCTGGGCCTCCCTCTCCGGAGTCATCCTTCACACGAGACTCTTTGCTTCCTGCCAAACGCTGCAAGTCGGACTCCCCCGACATGGATAATGCCAGCTTCTCCAGCGGCAGCCCTCCGGATGACTCTCTAAATGAGCACCTACAGTGTGCCATTGACAGCATCCTAAACCTGCAACAGGAGCCCTCTGCCCGTGGGCACCACATTAAAGGCGGCAACAGCAGGTCCCACCAACACCAAAGCCAGCGCCCAGGGGGCTCGGCAGCCTCATCCCACAGACCCTCAgttccaccctcctcctctgcttcctcgtcctcctccttgGCCCAGCACCCTCAGGTCGGTGGCCGAGGCCACAATGGCAGCCTGGTGCCCCAGACTCAAAGCAGATAA